The Streptomyces sp. CC0208 genome window below encodes:
- a CDS encoding acyl-CoA desaturase produces MTAIDPTAHLTAEQIEELGRELDAIRDEVIAGRGEKDAAYIRKVISAQRKLELVSRGVLLFSIFPPAWLIGTAGLSVAKIMDNMEIGHNILHGQWDWMRDPKIHSTTWEWDHVSPADQWKHSHNELHHTYTNVIGKDNDLGYGIMRVDEDQKWHPFHLGQPLWNFLNACFFEYGIAAYDLELGKNLNKRRRKNPEFRARAKAVGRKIRKQVLKDYVIHPLLSGPSFLPTLAATFTANLVRNIWSHSVIMCGHFPEGVQVFERRSIKGETRGQWYLRQMMGSANISGSKAMHFMTGNLSHQIEHHLFPDLPSNRYAEVAVKVRALFEKYELQYVTGSLPKQVFSAWHKVFRLSLPNKKPAVTIPGREQELVAA; encoded by the coding sequence TTGACCGCCATCGACCCCACCGCCCACCTGACCGCAGAGCAGATCGAGGAGCTCGGCCGCGAGCTGGACGCGATCCGCGACGAGGTGATCGCCGGCCGCGGCGAGAAAGACGCCGCCTACATCCGCAAGGTCATCTCGGCGCAGCGCAAGCTCGAACTGGTCAGCAGGGGCGTGCTGCTGTTCTCGATCTTCCCGCCCGCGTGGCTCATCGGCACCGCCGGGCTGTCCGTGGCGAAGATCATGGACAACATGGAGATCGGCCACAACATCCTGCATGGCCAGTGGGACTGGATGCGGGACCCGAAGATCCACTCCACCACCTGGGAATGGGACCACGTCTCGCCGGCCGACCAGTGGAAGCACTCGCACAACGAGCTGCACCACACGTACACCAACGTGATCGGCAAGGACAACGACCTCGGCTACGGCATCATGCGCGTCGACGAGGACCAGAAGTGGCACCCCTTCCACCTCGGCCAGCCGCTGTGGAACTTCCTCAACGCCTGCTTCTTCGAGTACGGCATCGCGGCGTACGACCTGGAGCTCGGCAAGAACCTCAACAAGCGCCGCCGCAAGAACCCTGAGTTCCGCGCGCGGGCCAAGGCCGTGGGCCGCAAGATCCGCAAGCAGGTCCTCAAGGACTACGTGATCCACCCGCTGCTGTCCGGCCCGTCGTTCCTCCCCACGCTCGCCGCCACGTTCACCGCGAACCTGGTCCGCAACATCTGGTCCCACTCGGTGATCATGTGCGGGCACTTCCCCGAGGGCGTGCAGGTCTTCGAGCGCCGGTCGATCAAGGGCGAGACGCGCGGCCAGTGGTACCTGCGCCAGATGATGGGCTCCGCGAACATCAGCGGCAGCAAGGCCATGCACTTCATGACCGGCAACCTCTCGCACCAGATCGAGCACCACCTGTTCCCGGACCTGCCGAGCAACCGGTACGCCGAGGTCGCGGTGAAGGTGCGGGCACTGTTCGAGAAGTACGAGCTGCAGTACGTCACCGGGTCGCTGCCCAAGCAGGTGTTCTCCGCCTGGCACAAGGTCTTCCGGCTCTCCCTGCCGAACAAGAAGCCCGCGGTCACCATCCCGGGCCGCGAGCAGGAACTCGTCGCGGCCTGA
- a CDS encoding alkene reductase, with protein MTTAFDPIDLSGKTLANRIAMAPMTRSRADASAATATELMATYYAQRASAGLIITEGIQPSAAGQGYTNTPGLHSAQQVDAWRKVTDAVHARGGTIFAQLMHTGRISHPSLLPGGLRPVAPSPVAAAGQVFTYQGPQDYVTPKELDQDDITRTIADYADAARNAITAGFDGVEIHGANGYLIHQFLAPNTNLRTDSWGGGAADRARFGIEVARAVAEAIGGHRTGFRISPGNPYNDIAETDPADVLATYTTLITALARLDLAYLHLVESPDRDLTARLRKDWPSAFILNPFTHPETTGPGALAHIEDGTADIVAFGALFLANPDLPARLAAGGPYNTPDAATFYGGDHRGYTDYPTLAAESA; from the coding sequence ATGACCACCGCATTCGACCCGATCGACCTGAGCGGCAAGACGCTCGCCAACCGCATCGCGATGGCGCCGATGACCCGCAGCCGCGCCGACGCTTCCGCCGCCACGGCGACGGAACTGATGGCCACCTATTACGCCCAGCGCGCGAGCGCCGGCCTGATCATCACCGAGGGCATCCAGCCGTCGGCGGCCGGCCAGGGCTACACCAACACCCCGGGCCTGCACTCCGCCCAGCAGGTCGACGCCTGGCGGAAGGTGACCGACGCCGTCCACGCCCGGGGCGGCACGATCTTCGCGCAGCTGATGCACACCGGCCGCATCAGCCACCCCAGCCTGCTGCCCGGCGGCCTGCGCCCCGTCGCTCCCTCCCCGGTCGCGGCGGCGGGCCAGGTCTTCACCTACCAGGGCCCCCAGGACTACGTCACGCCGAAGGAACTGGACCAGGACGACATCACCCGGACGATCGCCGACTACGCCGACGCCGCGCGCAACGCGATCACCGCCGGTTTCGACGGTGTGGAGATCCACGGCGCGAACGGCTACCTGATCCACCAGTTCCTCGCCCCCAACACCAACCTGCGCACCGACAGCTGGGGAGGCGGCGCCGCGGACCGGGCCCGCTTCGGTATCGAGGTAGCCCGGGCCGTCGCGGAGGCGATCGGCGGCCACCGGACCGGCTTCCGCATCTCTCCCGGCAATCCCTACAACGACATCGCCGAGACCGACCCGGCCGACGTGCTGGCCACCTACACCACCCTCATCACCGCACTCGCCCGGCTTGACCTCGCCTACCTGCACCTGGTCGAGAGCCCGGACCGCGACCTGACCGCCCGGCTGCGCAAGGACTGGCCGTCGGCGTTCATCCTCAACCCCTTCACCCACCCCGAGACCACCGGCCCGGGCGCTCTAGCCCACATCGAGGACGGCACCGCGGACATCGTCGCCTTCGGCGCGCTGTTCCTGGCCAACCCGGACCTGCCCGCCCGCCTTGCGGCCGGCGGCCCCTACAACACCCCCGACGCGGCCACCTTCTACGGCGGCGACCACCGCGGTTACACCGACTACCCCACGCTGGCCGCCGAGAGCGCATGA
- a CDS encoding ferredoxin reductase — protein sequence MTSVALRSRAWKLLEMVTTPLLPSDYLDLVSPLRAGADLRGRIEAVHPETGDAATVVIRPGRGWRGHTAGQYVRIGVDVDGVRLWRAYSLTSPTNRQDGRVTITVKAIPDGKVSNHLVRRAKPGTLIQLDQPTGDFVLPQAKPAKVLYLTAGSGITPVMGMLRDTEFDDAVMVHCAPRPQDVIFRNELHDLVADKKLRLTEVHTDTDGMLDIARLDELVPDWAERETWACGPAGLLDAAEKHWAEHGVPERLHTERFRPGIVVTGDGGEVTFSATGKSVDADGATPLLDVGEEAGVLMPSGCRMGICFGCITPLKAGAVRDLRTGEITEAEPGVLIQTCVSAAAGPCSIER from the coding sequence ATGACGAGTGTGGCCCTGCGCAGCAGGGCGTGGAAACTGCTGGAGATGGTCACGACGCCGCTGCTGCCGTCGGACTACCTCGACCTGGTCAGCCCGCTGCGGGCGGGCGCTGACCTGCGGGGGCGCATCGAGGCCGTGCACCCCGAGACGGGTGACGCCGCGACCGTCGTGATCAGGCCGGGACGGGGCTGGCGCGGCCACACGGCCGGACAGTACGTGCGGATCGGGGTCGACGTCGACGGGGTGCGCCTGTGGCGTGCCTACTCCCTCACCTCGCCGACAAACCGCCAGGACGGCCGCGTCACGATCACCGTGAAGGCGATCCCGGACGGCAAGGTCAGCAACCACCTGGTCCGCAGGGCGAAACCGGGCACGCTGATCCAGCTCGACCAGCCGACCGGTGACTTCGTGCTGCCGCAGGCCAAGCCCGCCAAGGTGCTCTACCTGACGGCCGGCAGCGGCATCACGCCCGTGATGGGCATGCTGCGCGACACCGAGTTCGACGACGCGGTCATGGTCCACTGCGCGCCACGGCCGCAAGACGTGATCTTCCGCAACGAACTGCATGACCTGGTCGCCGACAAGAAGCTGCGGCTCACCGAGGTGCACACCGACACGGACGGCATGCTCGACATCGCCCGCCTCGACGAACTCGTGCCCGACTGGGCCGAGCGCGAGACCTGGGCGTGCGGGCCCGCCGGCCTGCTCGACGCCGCCGAAAAGCACTGGGCCGAACACGGCGTCCCGGAGCGCCTGCACACCGAACGCTTCCGCCCCGGCATCGTCGTCACCGGCGACGGCGGCGAGGTCACCTTCAGTGCCACCGGCAAGAGCGTCGACGCGGACGGCGCCACGCCGTTGCTGGACGTTGGCGAGGAAGCCGGCGTCCTCATGCCCTCCGGGTGCCGCATGGGCATCTGCTTCGGCTGCATCACTCCGCTCAAGGCGGGCGCCGTCCGCGACCTTCGCACCGGCGAGATCACCGAAGCCGAGCCGGGCGTCCTCATCCAGACCTGTGTGTCCGCCGCGGCGGGCCCGTGCAGCATCGAACGGTAG